From Arctopsyche grandis isolate Sample6627 chromosome 12, ASM5162203v2, whole genome shotgun sequence, one genomic window encodes:
- the LOC143919998 gene encoding uncharacterized protein LOC143919998, producing the protein MSAFKVTKRQNRSIITVWISSRKSLLKDLIREGDSGAKDIKKKPISSNAEWSNSAQNINLIENMSSTMHRGNVTPCDYKAEGLNDDESPKIISQDMCSQVSFKCDICLKSFTHRRKLVKHSKSHCEGKPFKCDICLKLLIFKLIDHVEIHNEVKRHKCDICFKLLSLKKIS; encoded by the exons ATGTCTGCCTTCAAAGTGACGAAACGTCAAAACAGAAGTATAATCACCGTTTGGATATCAAGCCGGAAAAGTTTACTAAAGGATTTAATACGGGAGGGTGATTCAGGTGctaaagatattaaaaaaaagccgATATCAAGTAATGCAGAATGGAGCAATTCTGCACAAAACattaatttgattgaaaatatgaGTTCGACG atGCATAGAGGAAACGTTACTCCATGTGATTATAAAGCTGAAGGACTTAATGATGATGAATCTCCTAAGATTATTTCCCAAGATATGTGTAGCCAAGTGTcattcaaatgtgacatttgtttaaaatcatttactcatagACGCAAGCTTGTGAAACATTCAAAATCTCATTGTGAAGGAAAGCcattcaaatgtgacatttgtttaaaattattgatttttaaacttaTTGACCATGTGGAAATTCACAATGAGGTAAAACGGCACAAATGTGACAtctgttttaaattattgtctttaaaaaaaatctcatga
- the LOC143919997 gene encoding uncharacterized protein LOC143919997, giving the protein METRNKKMQFSLQHTESVITYSVVELQLSLQLDFDIIGGGRQEFIGMTEGGYETGGFVQVLPGEDNLRRCQGQHRRAASGNGRVIKRSQVPRISGCWGRRSTGKHRRQKKSGDQECGGARIHRDDGRRLRKGRFRTSAAGRGQLEALSRATLESSIRQLQSHPKGDRDEGSSPIRRK; this is encoded by the coding sequence atggagacacgaaataaaaaaatgcagttttcactgcaacacacagaatcggtcatcacatattcggttgtcgaattgcagttatcactgcaactcgactttgacattatcggtGGTGGCCGccaagaattcatcgggatgacggaaggaggttacgaaacgggaggtttcgtacaagtgctgccgggagaggacaacttgaggcgttgtcaagggcaacatcggagagcagcatccggcaatggCAGAGTGATCAAAAGGTCGCAAGTaccaagaattagcggctgttggggacgacgatccacgggaaagcatcgtcgtcagaagaagAGCGGAGATCAGGAATGCGGAGGagcaagaattcatcgggatgacggaaggaggttacgaaaagggaggtttcgtacaagtgctgccgggagaggacaacttgaggcgttgtcaagggcaacattggagagcagcatccggcaattgcagagtcatccaaagggcgaccgggacgagggcagttcgccaattcgccgcaagtag
- the LOC143920001 gene encoding uncharacterized protein LOC143920001 produces MMECRLCLCTAPAEYFVSIHNNPHPLVQHIWTCCHLQIKKCDGLPDTICLSCDSNLKLFSNFRNVCLQSDEMSKQRSNKCLDIKLEEVLLEDLKWEDESGVNSPANDNDNTIKMIPSAVDVESRDSAQNIDSIENTSSKMRGGNVTSCDYKSEAINDNEPHKTISCDMSTQVSFECDICLKSFPLRWKLVRHLKSHSVVKPYICGICSKSFASKCNLLRHYKGHSGEKWYKCDICLKSFATKSNLVDHVESHNEVKQHKCDICSKSLSTKRSLMRHLRCHTEERPFKCDMCLKSFVAKYCLVEHIKTHTMVEQYKCNICSRGFVRNVNLKRHLRSHSGEKPYKCNTCSKVFSQKCNLAVHERSHTGEKPHKCDICLNSFTHKYTLAIHKRSHGEEKPHKCNICIKSFGTKYGLMKHVRCHTELYKCDICLKSFNSKYSLTSHERTHTGEKPYKCDICLKSFSQKSHLVRHSKSHI; encoded by the exons atgatggagtgcaggctttgtctttgTACTGCTCCAGCGGAGTACTTCGTCTCCATCCATAACAATCCTCATCCATTAGTGCAGCACATTTGGACTTGCTGTCATCTGCAG ATTAAGAAATGTGACGGGTTGCCCGATACAATATGTCTTTCGTGTGACAGTAATCTAAAGTTGTTCAGCAATTTCCGAAATGTCTGTCTTCAAAGTGACGAAATGTCGAAACAGAGGTCTAATAAGTGTTTGGATATCAAGCTGGAAGAAGTTTTACTGGAGGATTTAAAATGGGAGGATGAGTCGGGTGTTAATTCACCAGCAAATGATAATGACAATACAATCAAAATGATACCGAGTGCCGTAGACGTAGAGAGTCGTGATTCTGCACAAAACAtcgattcaattgaaaatactaGTTCGAAA ATGCGCGGAGGAAACGTTACTTCATGTGATTATAAATCTGAAGCAATTAATGATAATGAACCACATAAAACTATTTCCTGTGATATGTCTACCCAGGTCTCGTttgaatgtgacatttgtttaaaatcatttcctcTTAGATGGAAGCTTGTGAGACATTTAAAATCTCATAGTGTAGTAAAGCCATACATATGtggcatttgttcaaaatcattcgctTCTAAGTGTAACCTTTTGAGACATTATAAAGGGCATTCTGGAGAAAAGtggtacaaatgtgatatttgtttaaagtcaTTTGCTACAAAATCGAACCTTGTTGATCACGTTGAATCTCACAACGAGGTAAAACAGCACAAATGTGACATCTGCTCTAAATCACTTTCTACAAAACGTAGTCTTATGAGACATTTGAGGTGCCATACTGAAGAAAggccgttcaaatgtgatatgtgtttaaaatcattcgttGCAAAATATTGTCTTGTTGAACATATCAAAACTCACACTATGGTCGAACaatacaaatgtaacatttgttcaagGGGGTTTGTCAGAAATGTTAACCTTAAGAGACATTTGAGATCGCATTCTGGAGAAAAACCGTACAAATGTAATACTTGCTCGAAAGTATTTTCTCAAAAATGTAACCTCGCCGTTCATGAAAgatctcacactggggaaaagcctcataaatgtgacatttgtttaaattcatTTACTCATAAGTATACACTCGCTATACATAAAAGATCTCACGGTGAagaaaaaccacacaaatgtaacatttgtataaaatcatttGGTACGAAATATGGCTTAATGAAACATGTAAGATGTCACACTGAGCtgtataaatgtgacatttgtctaaaatcatttaattcaaaatattcccTAACATCGCATGAAAGAACTCATACGGGGGAAAAAccgtacaaatgtgatatttgtttgaaatcattttcacaAAAGTCTCATCTCGTGAGACATTCGAAATCTCACATCTga
- the LOC143920000 gene encoding uncharacterized protein LOC143920000 yields MECRLCLCSAPAGSFVSIHDDPHPPRLVQRIWTCCQLRVKKGDHLPDVICLSCANNLELFDSFRNACFRNDTTSRVELDKYLKVKPEEVLLEDELGADFSPKISSLPDDGETPGRKIASSDNVAAIIDNNRHIIAEELSCRKPLVKSCSTHFELDHKTDFQDNSFTHKINSVTQKISDTQRNLYECDICSKSFNRKHNLSRHMSVHSGVKPHRCDVCSKSFTTEQGLSSHIVIHTGLKTHKCDICLKSFLRKFELNAHMVIHSGVKPHKCEICSKLFSRNSELSVHMGIHTGVYQHNCEICSKTFTRKHSLSTHMGIHSGVKPHKCEICLKLFRRKRHLFEHMGIHTGVNQHKCDICSKTYTTKQSLSTHMVIHTGKPHKCDVCFKSFGRKWQLSEHMGIHTGVNQHKCVICSKTFTRKQSLVTHMGIHTGLKPHKCEVCFKSFITKRELSAHMGIHTGVRPYKCDICSNSFLRKADLNSHIVIHTGVKSHKCDICSKSFLRKSDLNSHTAIHKGIKPHKCDICSKAFITKHDLKSHMVTHTRIKPHKQRNVIL; encoded by the exons atggagtgcagactttgtctctgctctgctccagcaggctccttcgtctccatccacGACGACCCTCATCCACCGCGTTTGGTGCAGCGCATTTGGACTtgctgtcagctgcgg GTTAAGAAAGGTGACCATCTGCCAGATGTGATATGTCTTTCTTGTgccaacaatctggaattgttcGACAGCTTTCGAAACGCTTGTTTTCGGAATGACACAACGTCGAGGGTGGAATTAGACAAGTATTTGAAAGTCAAGCCGGAGGAAGTTTTGTTGGAAGATGAGTTGGGTGCTGATTTTTCACCCAAAATTTCTAGTTTACCAGACGACGGCGAG acccCTGGAAGAAAAATTGCTTCGAGTGATAATGTGGCAGCAATAATAGATAACAATAGACACATAATAGCCGAAGAATTATCATGTCGAAAACCTTTAGTGAAGAGTTGCTCTACACATTTTGAATTGGACCATAAAACAGATTTCCAAGACAATTCGTTTACTCATAAAATCAATAGTGTGACACAGAAAATCTCGGATACTCAAAGAAATCTGTAtgagtgtgacatttgttcaaagtcTTTTAACAGGAAACACAATCTAAGTAGACACATGAGtgttcatagtggggtaaagccacacagaTGTGACGTTTGTTCTAAATCATTTACTACGGAACAAGGTCTTAGTTCACATATAGTGATTCATACTGGGTTAAAgacacacaaatgtgacatttgtttaaaatcattccttagaaaatTTGAACTCAATGCACATATGGTTATTCATAGTGGGGTCAAGCCTCACAAAtgcgaaatttgttcaaaattattCAGTAGAAATTCGGAACTTAGtgtacatatgggtattcatactggagtGTATCAACAcaattgtgaaatttgttcaaaaacatttactaggAAACACAGTCTTAGTActcatatgggtattcatagtgGGGTCAAGCCTCACAAAtgcgaaatttgtttaaaattattcagaagaaaAAGGCACCTTTTtgaacatatgggtattcatactggagtGAAtcaacacaaatgtgacatttgttcaaaaacatatacTACGAAACAAAGTCTCAGTACACATATGGTTATTCATACTGggaagccacacaaatgtgacgtttgttttaaatcattcggTAGAAAATGGCAACTCAGTGAACATATGGGAATTCATACTGGAGTGAATCAACACAAATGtgtcatttgttcaaaaacatttactaggAAACAAAGTCTTGTAAcgcatatgggtattcatactgggttaaagccacacaaatgtgaagttTGCTTTAAATCATTCATTACAAAACGTGAACTCAgtgcacatatgggtattcatactggggtaaggccatacaaatgtgacatttgttcaaattcATTCCTTAGAAAAGCAGACCTCAATTCACACATTGtgattcatactggggtaaagtcacacaaatgtgacatttgttcaaagtcATTCCTTAGAAAATCAGACCTCAATTCACATACGGCTATTCATAaggggataaaaccacacaaatgtgacatttgttcaaaagcaTTTATTACGAAACATGATCTTAAATCACATATGGTTACTCATACTAGGATAAAGCCACAcaaacagagaaatgtaatattatag